In the genome of Pseudomonas fluorescens, the window TTCTGGCTACATTCATGCAATGTCGACGGGATGCGCCCCTCTATCGAGGGGCGCATCCTGTGCGCCTACCCGGTCGACAGGCACCCTCCAAAAAAAGTTCTTGCAAGGAGGCCTCGATATCGACGCCGCCGGGATTGCAGTTCCGCTTGCAGGTCATGGCGCGAAACGGGAAGCTAGGCCATCAGTCACCTGACGGAGAGACCCGCCTTGGATTGGCACACCCTGCTTACCCGCGAACGCCTCGGAAAACCTCTGCACAGCCCTGAAGAACTCGGCCGCAGCCCTTTTCACAAAGACCACGACCGCATCATTTTCTCGGGGGCTTTTCGTCGCCTCGGGCGCAAGACCCAGGTCCATCCGGTGTCCAGCAATGATCACATTCATACGCGCCTGACCCATTCACTGGAAGTCAGTTGCGTGGGTCGCTCACTGGGCATGCGGGTCGGCGAAACCATCCGCAGCACCCTGCCCGACTGGTGCGAACCCAGCGACTTGGGGATGGTGGTGCAATCGGCTTGCCTGGCACACGACATCGGCAACCCGCCTTTCGGCCATTCCGGTGAAGACGCGATCCGTCACTGGTTCCAGCAAGCCGCCGGCCGTGGCTGGCTGGATGCAATGAGTGAAGCCGAGCGCAATGACTTCCTGAATTTCGAAGGCAATGCCCAAGGCTTTCGGGTACTCACTCAACTGGAGTATCACCAGTTCGACGGCGGCACCCGACTGACGTATGCAACGCTGGGCACGTACCTGAAGTATCCATGGACGGCCAGGCACGCCGACTCGCTGGGATACAAGAAACACAAGTTCGGGTGTTATCAGAGCGAGCTGCCGCTGCTGGAACAGATCGCCCATAAACTCGGCCTGCCACAACTGGAGGACCAACGCTGGGCGCGGCATCCGCTGGTGTACCTGATGGAGGCCGCCGACGACATCTGCTATGCGCTGATCGACCTGGAAGACGGCCTGGAAATGGAGTTGCTGGAATACGCCGAAGTCGAGTCCCTGCTGCTGGGACTGGTGGGCGATGACTTGCCGGAGACCTACCGCCAGCTCGGTCCCGGCGATTCGCGCCGACGCAAACTGGCGATCCTGCGCGGCAAAGCCATCGAGCACTTGACCAATGCCGCGGCCCGCGCCTTCGTCGAGCAACAGGAGGCGCTGCTGGCCGGTACACTACCCGGCGATCTGGTGGAACACATGCACGGTCCCGCCAAGCGTTGCGTGCTGAATGCCAAGGACATGGCCCGCAAGAAGATCTTCCAGGACAAGCGCAAGACCCTGCACGAGATCGGCGCCTACACCACGCTGGAAATCCTGCTCAACGCCTTTTGCGGTGCAGCACTGGAGCAGCACAACGGTCGGACCCCGTCATTCAAGAGCCGCCGCATCCTTGACCTGCTGGGTAACAATGCACCCGATCCTCACGGCCCGTTGCACACTTCGTTTTTGCGCATGATTGATTTCATCGCCGGCATGACCGACAGCTATGCCAGTGACATGGCCTTGGAAATGACCGGCCGCGCCAGCCACTGAGGTGTATCGATTGATCAGCCATTACGGCATTCGTTATGGCTGATCCCCCCTTCAACATCCAACAGCACTCAAGTTTCGTCGAATCGCCCTACAGCACATGGCGAGCAAACTGATCGCTTGCCCGGTACTCTCGCGAAACAATCGCCCTCCCTTCTGTTCGACAGATGAAGTGCTCCCCATGGCCGAAAACGATCTATGCATCCTCGTGGTG includes:
- a CDS encoding deoxyguanosinetriphosphate triphosphohydrolase: MDWHTLLTRERLGKPLHSPEELGRSPFHKDHDRIIFSGAFRRLGRKTQVHPVSSNDHIHTRLTHSLEVSCVGRSLGMRVGETIRSTLPDWCEPSDLGMVVQSACLAHDIGNPPFGHSGEDAIRHWFQQAAGRGWLDAMSEAERNDFLNFEGNAQGFRVLTQLEYHQFDGGTRLTYATLGTYLKYPWTARHADSLGYKKHKFGCYQSELPLLEQIAHKLGLPQLEDQRWARHPLVYLMEAADDICYALIDLEDGLEMELLEYAEVESLLLGLVGDDLPETYRQLGPGDSRRRKLAILRGKAIEHLTNAAARAFVEQQEALLAGTLPGDLVEHMHGPAKRCVLNAKDMARKKIFQDKRKTLHEIGAYTTLEILLNAFCGAALEQHNGRTPSFKSRRILDLLGNNAPDPHGPLHTSFLRMIDFIAGMTDSYASDMALEMTGRASH